A window from Rhinolophus sinicus isolate RSC01 linkage group LG01, ASM3656204v1, whole genome shotgun sequence encodes these proteins:
- the NDUFB3 gene encoding NADH dehydrogenase [ubiquinone] 1 beta subcomplex subunit 3: MAHGHGHEHGHGHSKMELPDYKQWKIEGTPLEIVQEKLAARGLRDPWGRNEAWRYMGGFANNVSFVGALLKGFKWGFAAFVIAVGAEYYLESKNEDKKHH, translated from the exons ATGGCCCATGGACATGGACATGAACATGGACATGGTCATAGTAAAATGGAACTTCCAGATTATAAACAATGGAAGATAGAAGGGACACCCTTAGAAATTGTCCAAGAGAAGTTGGCTGCACGAGGGCTAAGGGATCCATGGGGCCg caaTGAAGCATGGAGATACATGGGTGGCTTTGCAAACAATGTTTCCTTTGTTGGTGCATTACTAAAAGGATTCAAATGGGGATTTGCTGCATTTGTGATAGCTGTAGGGGCTGAATATTACCTGGAGTCCAAGAATGAAGATAAGAAGCATCACTGA